CGGATGGCGAGATGCTGGACTGGTTGCTGGCACACGAGTCCCATTCGGAGCTTGCGGCACGAGTGCCTGCCGAGGATCACGCCCGTTTCGTGCAGACAGTGCGCGACAATATCGTCATGCCGGTGGATGCCGCGGAGCTGGCAAAGGCGCTCTATTCGGACGCAGGTTTCCATTCCGATGCCGCGCTGAATGTGCTGCGCGAGGCAGGCGATGGTTTCTACAAGGCTGCGCTTGACGAACTGGATGGCGCTGAGGACTTCAAGACGTTTGCCAAGGCCACGGGCCAGGCAGCAGGCGTGAAGGGCAAGGGGCTTTTCATGCCCTTGCGTGCGGCCATTACCGGTCTCACGCATGGGCCGGAAATGGCGCGCGTCTGGGACCTGCTCGGGAAAGATGTCATTGGCGAACGCTTGGCAAGCGCCCAGCGGCATGCAGCCAAACAAGACTGAGGTAATGGAAGAGTGAGCAAGTTGCGGTTCTACAACTCGATGACGAGACAGAAGGAAGACTTCGTGCCCCTGGAAGAGGGCAAGGTGAAGATGTACGTCTGTGGGGTCACGCCTTACGACCATTGCCACATCGGTCATGCGCGCTGCTACACGGTATTCGATGCCGTCCTGCGGCATCTCCGTGCGAGCGGTTACGACGTGGAGTACGTTCGCAACATCACGGACATCGAAGACAAGATCATCAAGCGCGCCAACGAGAATGGCGAGAGCATCGGCGAGCTTAGTGGTCGTTACATCGACGCCATGTACGAAGACTTCGATGCGCTCGGCATCCTGCG
This DNA window, taken from Gammaproteobacteria bacterium, encodes the following:
- a CDS encoding glutamate--tRNA ligase, which translates into the protein DGEMLDWLLAHESHSELAARVPAEDHARFVQTVRDNIVMPVDAAELAKALYSDAGFHSDAALNVLREAGDGFYKAALDELDGAEDFKTFAKATGQAAGVKGKGLFMPLRAAITGLTHGPEMARVWDLLGKDVIGERLASAQRHAAKQD